From a single Oreochromis niloticus isolate F11D_XX linkage group LG3, O_niloticus_UMD_NMBU, whole genome shotgun sequence genomic region:
- the LOC109203505 gene encoding histone H4 has product MSGRGKGGKGLGKGGAKRHRKVLRDNIQGITKPAIRRLARRGGVKRISGLIYEETRGVLKVFLENVIRDAVTYTEHAKRKTVTAMDVVYALKRQGRTLYGFGG; this is encoded by the exons ATGAGTGGAAGGGG caagggTGGCAAGGGACTCGGCAAAGGAGGTGCTAAGCGTCACCGTAAAGTTCTCCGTGATAACATCCAGGGCATCACCAAACCCGCCATCCGCCGTCTGGCTCGCCGTGGCGGAGTGAAGCGCATCTCCGGTCTGATCTACGAGGAGACTCGTGGAGTGTTGAAGGTGTTCCTGGAGAACGTCATCCGTGACGCCGTCACCTACACTGAGCACGCCAAGAGGAAGACCGTGACCGCCATGGATGTGGTGTACGCTCTGAAGAGGCAGGGCCGCACTCTGTACGGCTTCGGCGGTTAA
- the LOC106097114 gene encoding tripartite motif-containing protein 16-like, giving the protein MAQKGVQLDRETISCSICLDLLKDPVAIPCGHSYCMNCIKSFWDEEDRKGIHSCPQCRKTFTPRPVLEKNIMLAALVEQLKKTGLQAAPADHCYAGPEDVACDVCTGRKLKAIKSCLVCLASYCEKHLQPHYDAPSFKKHKLVAPSKKLQENICSRHDEVMKIFCRTDQQSICYLCLMDEHKGHETVPAAAERTEKQKELEVRRLNIQQRIQEREKDVKLLQQEVEAINGSADKAVEDSEKMFTELIRLIQKRSSDVKQQVRSQQETEVSRVKELQEKLEQEIAELKRKDGELEQLSHTEDHNQFLHNYPSLSALSESTHSSSINIRPLSYFEDVTAAVSETRDKLQDILREEWTNISLTVTEVDVLLSPPEPKTRAGFLKYSREITLDPNTANKYLLLSEGNRKVTFMNQQQSYSDHPDRFTYYYQVLSRESLTGRCYWEVEWRGEGAGVAVAYKNISRAGRDKECGFGYNDKSWVLRCDTNSFEFRHNNVHTVLSGPRSSRVGVYLDHRAGILSFYSVSETMTLLHRVQTTFTQPLYAGLWLWGAGTTTAELIKVK; this is encoded by the coding sequence ATGGCGCAGAAAGGAGTTCAGCTGGACCGAGAAACTATTTCTTGTTCCatctgtttggatctactgaaggatccggtggctattccctgtggacacagctactgcatgaactgtattaaaagtttctgggatgaagaggacaggaagggaatccacagctgccctcagtgcaggAAGACTTTCACACCGAGGCCTGTCCTGGAGAAAAACATCATGTTAGCAGCTTtagtggagcagctgaagaagactggactccaagctgctccagctgatcactgctatgctggacctgaagatgtggcctgtgatgtctgcactgggaGGAAGCTGAAAGCCATCAAGTCCTGTTTAGTCTGTCTGGcctcttactgtgagaaacacctcCAACCTCACTATGATGCaccttcatttaagaaacacaagctggtggccccctccaagaagctccaggagaacatctgctctcgtcatgatgaggtgatgaagattttctgtcgtactgatcagcagagtatctgttatctctgcctgatggatgaacataaaggccatgaaacagtcccagctgcagcagaaaggactgagaagcagaaggagcTCGAGGTGAGACGactaaacatccagcagagaatccaggagcgagagaaagatgtgaagctgcttcaacaggaggtggaggccatcaatggctctgctgataaagcagtggaggacagtgagaagatgttcactgagctgatccgtctcatccagaaaagaagctctgatgtgaagcagcaggtcagatcccagcaggaaactgaagtgagtcgagtcaaagagcttcaggagaagctggagcaggagatcgctgagctgaagaggaaagacggcgagctggagcagctctcacacacagaggatcacaaccagtttctacacaactacccctcactgtcagcactcagtgagtctacacactcatccagcatcaatattcgtcctctgagctactttgaggatgtgacagcagctgtgtcagagaccagagataaactacaggacattctgagagaggaatggacaaacatctcactgacagtcactgaagtggatgttttactgtcaccaccagagccaaagaccagagctggattcttaaaatattcacgtgaaatcacactggatccaaacacagcaaacaaatatctgttattatctgaggggaacagaaaagtaacatttatgaatcaacaacagtcttattctgatcatccagacagattcactTATTATTATCAGgtcctgagtagagagagtctgactggacgttgttactgggaggtggagtggagaggggAAGGAGCTGGTGTAGCAGTCGCATACAAGAATATCAGCAGAGCAGGGAGGGACAAAGAATGTGGTTTTGGATACAATGACAAATCTTGGGTATTACGTTGTGACACAAACAGTTTTGAATTTCGTCACAACAATGTCCACACTGTCCTCTCAGGTCCTCGgtcctccagagtaggagtgtacctggatcacagagcaggtattctgtctttctacagcgtctctgaaaccatgactctcctccacagagtccagaccacattcactcagccgctctatgctggacttTGGCTTTGGGGGGCTGGAACTACAACAGCAGAGCTGATTAAAGTCAAATAG
- the LOC109203642 gene encoding histone H2B 1/2, with amino-acid sequence MPEPAKSAPKKGSKKAVTKTAGKGGKKKRKTRKESYAIYVYKVLKQVHPDTGISSKAMSIMNSFVNDIFERIAAEASRLAHYNKRSTITSREIQTAVRLLLPGELAKHAVSEGTKAVTKYTSSK; translated from the coding sequence ATGCCTGAACCCGCCAAGTCAGCGCCCAAGAAGGGCTCCAAGAAAGCCGTGACCAAGACTGCCGGCAAGGGCggcaagaagaagagaaagaccAGGAAGGAGAGCTACGCCATCTACGTGTACAAGGTGCTGAAGCAGGTCCACCCCGACACCGGGATCTCCTCCAAAGCCATGAGCATCATGAACTCGTTTGTCAACGACATCTTCGAGCGCATCGCTGCCGAGGCATCTCGCCTGGCCCACTACAACAAACGCTCCACCATCACCTCCAGGGAGATCCAGACCGCAGTGCGCCTTCTTCTCCCCGGTGAGCTGGCCAAGCACGCCGTGTCTGAGGGCACCAAGGCCGTCACCAAGTACACCAGCTCCAAATAA
- the LOC109194162 gene encoding histone H2A translates to MSGRGKTGGKARAKAKTRSSRAGLQFPVGRVHRLLRKGNYAERVGAGAPVYLAAVLEYLTAEILELAGNAARDNKKTRIIPRHLQLAVRNDEELNKLLGGVTIAQGGVLPNIQAVLLPKKTEKPVKAK, encoded by the coding sequence ATGAGTGGGCGTGGCAAGACCGGAGGCAAAGCCAGAGCAAAGGCTAAGACTCGCTCATCCCGTGCCGGGCTTCAGTTCCCCGTGGGTCGTGTCCACAGGCTGCTGCGCAAAGGCAACTATGCGGAGCGTGTGGGAGCCGGCGCCCCCGTTTACCTGGCAGCTGTGCTCGAGTACCTGACCGCTGAGATCCTGGAGCTGGCTGGCAACGCAGCCCGCGACAACAAGAAGACTCGCATCATCCCACGTCACCTGCAGCTGGCCGTGCGCAACGACGAGGAGCTCAACAAGCTCCTTGGGGGAGTCACCATCGCTCAGGGTGGTGTGCTGCCCAACATCCAGGCTGTGCTGCTGCCCAAGAAGACCGAGAAGCCCGTCAAGGCCAAGTAA
- the LOC100700697 gene encoding histone H3 has product MARTKQTARKSTGGKAPRKQLATKAARKSAPATGGVKKPHRYRPGTVALREIRRYQKSTELLIRKLPFQRLVREIAQDFKTDLRFQSSAVMALQEASEAYLVGLFEDTNLCAIHAKRVTIMPKDIQLARRIRGERA; this is encoded by the coding sequence atggcaagaaCCAAGCAGACCGCTCGCAAGTCTACTGGCGGCAAAGCCCCCAGGAAGCAGCTGGCCACCAAGGCCGCTCGTAAGAGCGCCCCGGCCACCGGAGGCGTCAAGAAGCCCCATCGTTATAGGCCCGGTACCGTGGCTCTGCGCGAGATCCGTCGTTACCAGAAATCCACCGAGCTGCTCATCCGCAAGCTGCCCTTCCAGCGCCTGGTCCGCGAGATCGCTCAGGACTTCAAGACCGACCTGCGCTTCCAGAGCTCTGCCGTCATGGCTCTGCAGGAGGCCAGCGAGGCTTACCTGGTCGGACTCTTCGAGGACACCAACCTGTGCGCCATCCACGCCAAGAGGGTCACCATCATGCCCAAAGACATCCAGCTGGCTCGCCGCATCCGCGGAGAGAGAGCTTAA
- the LOC100701785 gene encoding histone H2B 1/2, whose amino-acid sequence MPEPAKSAPKKGSKKAVTKTAGKGGKKKRKTRKESYAIYVYKVLKQVHPDTGISSKAMSIMNSFVNDIFERIAAEASRLAHYNKRSTITSREIQTAVRLLLPGELAKHAVSEGTKAVTKYTSSK is encoded by the coding sequence ATGCCTGAACCCGCCAAGTCAGCGCCCAAGAAGGGCTCCAAGAAAGCCGTGACCAAGACCGCCGGCAAGGGCggcaagaagaagagaaagaccAGGAAGGAGAGCTACGCCATCTACGTGTACAAGGTGCTGAAGCAGGTCCACCCCGACACCGGGATCTCCTCCAAAGCCATGAGCATCATGAACTCGTTTGTCAACGACATCTTCGAGCGCATCGCTGCCGAGGCATCTCGCCTGGCCCACTACAACAAACGCTCCACCATCACGTCCAGGGAGATCCAGACCGCAGTGCGCCTGCTCCTCCCCGGTGAGCTGGCCAAGCACGCCGTGTCTGAGGGCACCAAGGCCGTCACCAAGTACACCAGCTCCAAATAA